TATCCGAGAGGCCTGGGAGTCTGATCGATGATTACAGTCAgatgacagaggagagagacatagcCACATAGGATAggagtagagagaggagaggagggggcgagagagagagagagagagagagagagagagagagagagagagagagagagagagagagagagagagagagagagagagagagagagagagagagagagagagagagagagagagaggagaggagtggaagaCAGGAGAGATGAAGATGAGAGATAGGGGGATGAGAGAAGAGGAGTCAATGAAGAAGGACAGGaatggagggagaagggagaggagaggaggagagtggggagagggggggggggggggggggagaagggaggggagaggaggcaggagaggggATGACTCACACTCTCTGATATGGTGTTGCTCAGCGGTAGAAACAACAGAACTTGTAATGTTATGTCACTGACCGCCagcctatctctctctgtcgcccgTCCATCAAAGCAGACGTTATCACACAGTccccgccccccgcccgccTCAAAGTTCACCGCTCGTCGCTCCCAGCGAACACGCGCATCCCATGTCGTGATGACTGTGGAGTCGTGACGCGTCATAACCATGGAAACCCCTCTCCTCCGCGGAGGGAAACGTGCGTAACCTTCAACTTGGGCATCAGTGCGTCTGACAGCGCGTCGCTCCCACAGCGTCCAGAGGAACCCTGTTCGATACCCCGTCGGTCATCACAAGTCGCTTCCCACTTTTGTTGTTTGACCCCAAAAAGGTGAGTAATCCAACCGGCgcgtggttgtgtttgtgtgtggtgtgtgtgtcagggtgaatggagttgtgtgttgttgtgtgttttatgtgcatTGGGGAAGTCAGAGACGGCTGGGAATCGTTGCGTCGATGAGACAAGTTGACGTTAAACTTGACATGTACAAAGCCTGGCTGTAGGCTAATATATTCAGTAAGAACAGAAATAATATAAAGAAAACCAAATACAACGAAGACTAAAAGCCTGCCACGCACCTGGGTAGAAAACTGAGCTAAAATACTAAATAACTGACATGGTCACAAGTATTCACATTAATGTCCCAGGGACGACCAAATATAGGAGTTAAATGTTCTGCATTCTATTTTATCGCACATCATCGGTGCGTTTTACAGTTTTCATGCGTTCGAGGACTGGAGCTCTGTGACGATCCTCTATGACTCATGTGGTCCAATCTTTAAAAACAACTCACAACACAACAGTCGTGCTGCGCTGAGCGGCGGTTCTCGTCTTGGCCACCAGAGGCCGCTGCTCAGGCTGCTGGGCAGATGCATAATATTAGGTCCTTCAGACTTAATCCCATTCAGTTCTTTATGGaaacaacataaaaataagAGGGAGGATTTAGAAAAGTTTAATAAATGACAATAGCTATCTCCTCTCTGCCGCAGTTTTGCAGCAATTAAATCTacaattacattttaaacatgtattttatttacctTTAGACAGTTGGTATTTGTCTTTTGAACCTCTGAATTAAACAATTCCCTAAGCTTAAAACAACAAAGCTACATAGACGGATgcagggttagagttagagtaGAGGTAGAGTTAGAGTTAATCATTAACTCATGTTTATCCACGTGTCTGCTGCATGAAGGCGTTGCAGTGGATTTCATCCTCACTGCATTTAATAGAAACAGGGTTCTGCAGATATGCTAAAGATCGGTTCTCCTCTCCCTGGGAAGATATACTGTGACACACGCAAGTGCCAGCGATTTATTGGTCCTTCACTATGGGAAAGAGTGACATCCCTAAAGAAACAATGCATTTCCTTTGTAGAAAAACTGCAATACCTTTAGAGAAATACTGCAATACCTTAAGGGAAACACTGCAAAACCTTAAGAGAAACACTGCAATACCTTAAGAGAAACACTGCAATACCTTTAGAGAAACACAACAATACCTTTAGAGAACCACTGCAAAACTTTTATACGAAAATTGCCTTGAACCTTGTCATTACTCTCCAGGTCGAGAAGATGGATCTCCAAGCTGACAAGCGGTTCCACAACCTGACGGTGGAGCAGGTCCAGGCGCTGGACCAGGTGCTTACGGAGGTGCTGCCCATCTACGGCCGGGGGAACTTCCCCACGCTGGAGGTGCGGGCCAAGGACATGATCCGGGGGGTGCGCGAGCGCCTGGCCGAGCGGAGCATCGTGGTGCGCGACGTGCGGCTCAACGGCGCCTCGGCCAGTCACGTGATGCTGCGGGACAACGGCCTCGGCCGCCGCGACCTGGACATCGTGTTCGGCGTGGACGTGCCCCGCCAGGAGGACTTCCAGGTGATcaaggaggtggtgctgggcgTCCTCAGGGACCTCCTGCCCTGCGGCGTCAACCGCAGGAAGATCACGTGGCTCACCATGAAGGAGGCGTACGTGCAGAAGATGGTGAAGGTCTTCAACGAGCACGACCGCTGGAGCCTCATCGCGCTGTCCAACAACCGCTCCCAGACGGTGGGCCTCCGCTTCGTCAGCTCCCTGCGGCGGCAGTTCGAGTTCAGCGTCGACTCCTTCCAGATCATTCTGGACCGCATGCTGGAGTCGTACTGGGAGAgcgacaggaaacaggaaggccGGACGGAGCCGAAGGAGGAGAGGTCGGCGGGTCTGGATCAGCGAGTCTTGCCGCAGACAGAGGCGGCGGAACCTCTGATCGCTCCAGGTCAACCTGAAGCTGAGGGAAGGGACTTAacgatggagaggggaggaggagaccagtGGGAGAGCCCGGGTGACGCTGGGTCTGAGAAGGATCTCCTGGAGCCGTTGGCAGAGCCTGTGAGTGGACCGCCTGACATCCAGCAGATGGCAGAACCGGAGAGTGCTGGATCCCAAGGGACTCAGAAAGAAGTAATGGTGGAAACGATTAGAGATGACCCATTGGGAGAGGTTGTCCAGTTAGATATTGGGGGggaaaaggtggaggaggaacccAATCAAAGAAAGCCTTCTTTGGTTCCATCGTCCGCAGACGTCATGGACCCTTTGCCGAAGCAGGTCTCTCGGAAACCACCGAAGACCGAAGAGTTGTTTAAGTCAGAGTCTTTGATAGAAGCGACTGCCCTGCACCCAGAAATATCTCTGAGCGTAGATCCGGGTGTGATCCAGGTCCAACGTAAGGAAGGTGCTGGATCCAAAGCAGGTCCGTCCGTCCTCAGGATTAACAACGAGTCTATCCTACAAGATCCAAGTCTGGAAGGTTCCTTCCCTCCTCCGGCCAAGAAAACCTGCAGCAGCTCCCAGGGCGCCGTGCCAAAGTTCTGTCCTTCTCCGATCCTCCAGAGGAAGATGTCCCGCAAGACCCTCATCaagtccccccctcctcccccccccgagGAGAAGTGGTCTCTGCTGACGGAGATGACCACACAGCTGTTCCCTCCCATCGAAATACCGAAGACCCTGCAGCCCCGGGCGGACGGCGTCGAGGACCACCGCTCCAGGTCCCCTTCCCTTCCGGACCCCCAAGGCTCGGGACCCCTGGTGGAACGTGTCGCGGTCGGCCAGGCGGGTCCCTCACCAGAAGTGACCGTCGTACCACAGAGTGCGGAACACAGGCACAACGACCCGCTCCCCTCGACAGAACCTCTGGactccgccgccgccccccgaGGCGTCGAGTCTGCAGCCCCGCCGACCGGGCTGACCTATCAGAACGCACCGACGGACGTGGCGGCGCCCGCCGCCGGCGTGGGGTCCTCCTGGGCGGGGGTCGGAGGTGAACCCCTGGTCACCGTGGCGGCGGAGTGCATGTACGGCGACTTCCAGCAGGCCATGAACCACCTGCGGGGCCGGCTCATCGCCACCCACAGCCCCGAGGAGATCCGGGGCGGGGGGCTGCTGAAGTACAG
The Gadus morhua chromosome 7, gadMor3.0, whole genome shotgun sequence DNA segment above includes these coding regions:
- the LOC115547960 gene encoding uncharacterized protein LOC115547960, producing MDLQADKRFHNLTVEQVQALDQVLTEVLPIYGRGNFPTLEVRAKDMIRGVRERLAERSIVVRDVRLNGASASHVMLRDNGLGRRDLDIVFGVDVPRQEDFQVIKEVVLGVLRDLLPCGVNRRKITWLTMKEAYVQKMVKVFNEHDRWSLIALSNNRSQTVGLRFVSSLRRQFEFSVDSFQIILDRMLESYWESDRKQEGRTEPKEERSAGLDQRVLPQTEAAEPLIAPGQPEAEGRDLTMERGGGDQWESPGDAGSEKDLLEPLAEPVSGPPDIQQMAEPESAGSQGTQKEVMVETIRDDPLGEVVQLDIGGEKVEEEPNQRKPSLVPSSADVMDPLPKQVSRKPPKTEELFKSESLIEATALHPEISLSVDPGVIQVQRKEGAGSKAGPSVLRINNESILQDPSLEGSFPPPAKKTCSSSQGAVPKFCPSPILQRKMSRKTLIKSPPPPPPEEKWSLLTEMTTQLFPPIEIPKTLQPRADGVEDHRSRSPSLPDPQGSGPLVERVAVGQAGPSPEVTVVPQSAEHRHNDPLPSTEPLDSAAAPRGVESAAPPTGLTYQNAPTDVAAPAAGVGSSWAGVGGEPLVTVAAECMYGDFQQAMNHLRGRLIATHSPEEIRGGGLLKYSDLLVRNFRASSEAEIRSLERYMCSRFFIDFPDVAVQQRKIEAYLQRHFVGGGDCEASRYDFLMTLRRVIDESTVCLMGHERRQTLNMITVLALRVLGEQNAIPNTANVTCFYQPAAYMAEPIFSSYYFPQPQPQLVYHHPYPLHVQLPSGLV